The window TGAGGGTTGGCGCCGTAGCGGAGGGGAAGGTACTGGAGGCCGGTAGCGTACTGCTTGCGGAAGAACTCGGAGATGGCGGCATCGTAGTCGGCGGTGTGCTCGAAGGCCTTGAGGGCATAGAGTTTCCtggtctcctccttgacctcaccggcctcgatCTCTCTGAGGAACTCGGCGTAGTCCTTGGGGTCGCTGAGGATGGTGACGCGAGAGTGGTTCTTGGCCGCGGCGCGGATCAGAGTAACACCGCCGATATCGATCTCCTCGACCGCCTCGGGAACGGTGACATTGATCTTGGCAACCGTGTCCTTGAAGGGGTACAGGTTGCAGATGACATAGTCGACCTTGTCAATGTTTTGCTCGGCGAGGTCCTTCTCGTCCGAACCGAGGTTGCGAGCCAGGATGCCGGCGTGAACAGCGGGGTGGAGAGTCTTGACACGGCCACCGAGCATCTCAGGggccttggtgatggcagaGATGTccctggagaagaagccacACTGTCAGCCACTTTCTCCCAAAATGACTCACCCATGAAGCCGAAGCTGGGTGACCGATCTCGAAGtagggagggtgagggcaCTCACTCGACAGGGAAACCAGACTCCCTGATCATCTTGGAAGTGCCGCCGGAAGCGAGGATGCGCACATTGTTCTGGACAAGGCCCTTGGCCAAGTCCAACAGTCCCGTCTTGTCATAGACAGAGACAATCGCAATTCTTTGGGAGTCGGCCATGGTGACTAGAGTGTATGTTGCGCGGGGCAATCTGTGATTGTGAAAGAAACCAGGAAGGTTTGTCAAGGTCAGTCAactcttctctctttcttgatCATGTATGACGTGAGTGTGTCACTCACtgtcttccacaccagaGGAGCAAAGCTTACCAGTTGTGTTTCTCTCTACCAACTCTCTGGATGTTAcaaagaagagaggaaaaaaaaaaaaaaaaagagagaatcAATCACACCATGCAGAGGCTCGCCTCGTCTAGAGGAGTCTAATATTTTTTGCGACACCTCCTGCCCGTCCCctaccccccccctcttccgtCACTCCCCTATCAACGCTAATGGAGGGGTAGCTACGGGTGCAATCTGCCCCACGATTCGCCGTGATCGGGCATGGCCCCACACTTGAAGCAACAGGAAGTGCATCCACCAGACTTATGTAATTGCCGGGCTAGTCTCGATTGGACTGTGGGTTGGTATAAAAATCTCTTGCTGTGCCATTTTCCACACGGCAAGTCTCGCATCTTCAacctgttttggtggtgatgtcggtgATGGGTTGCCACTACAGCCCTTGGAGCTTCAATTAATTGACTTTTGACTTCAATTGAAGCTTCCTTCCCTGTTGTTTGGGACCTGGAGCAACCCACCGCCCGACGGCCAGCCAAAACCTTGTGGCAGACCGCGCACAGCTGCGTCGACTGCTGACAGTCCGCACCTGCTCCCATCAGGCCTTTATATACCAATCAGCCCTTTATATACTAATCAGCCCTTTATATACCAATGCTCTGCAGCAGGACTTCGCCCTTCGGGGCATTTGGTCAATTTGTAAGTTTGGCTCAACCATCTGCTTCTCACTTTGCCAATAAAACTAACCTCTCTCCCAGGAAACGATACAGAGAAGATTAGCATGGCCCCTGCACTAAGGATGACACGCTACTCAAAGAGATGCTAAAgattttttttatttatttttgaCGTTTCTATGTTCCCGATATGTTCAGCAATCACCTCGAGATTTCTGCTCAGAGGCCAGGTAGGTGGTTGACTTGAAGGAGGTCGAGCGGTCGAGTCCAGCCTGGATCGTCTTCATCccgcttttttttctcgacACCACTTGCTCCCACTCCCAGTGAccctctcatccccccccccggcaTTAGTGTGTACAGCTCTGAGCAACTTCCCCGTACTCTTTTAGCTGAAGGATAATTCTTCGTGCCAAGAACAAACACCCCATGCCTTGCTATTACCAAACACCTCTGTTCTTTCCACATAGACTCAAGGTGCATGAAAGCCGGGCAACATATTCCCATTCACCTCCAGACAAGAATCTTGATATTTAGCATCAACGGAAAAATACAAAGAGAATACCCAAAAACTGCATCATCCAACGCCTCCCAATGcctttgttgttttgtttcccATAAAATATCCAGAAAGAACCAGCACCATTTTTTTTCCAGCCCTTTGATCAGACATCAAGCTCACTCTTGATACAacctccccagcaaccccttctcgccaacccccctcctctcctcatcctccgcaATCTTCAAAATCAgctccccaaacaacccattAGCCCACCCGAACCAGCTCCTCGTAAAGTCAAACTCGCGCCACGCGTTCACCGTTTCATGGATAACCCCGGCGCCCGAAGTCGAATTAAGCACCATCAACATCtgctccccaaccaccctccccctctcctcatccgaaAACCCAGCAAGGTCCTCAAACGCCGTCAGCGCCGCCACCGTAGCAGCCATCGGCCACCCCTTTCCAGGACCAAGATGAGGACCGCCCACGGCCGAAAGCGCTGGACCCTTGGCATAATAcgggttggccatgctcagCACAAACTTGCGAGTGTTTTGGTAAATCTTGGCATAGTCATGCTtggcttcttcctcctcgtccttctccttctccgagTTCTTCTCAATCGTACCGTTGCGCGCGCCGAGGCTCTTGTTCACAGACTTGACCATGCGTGGCGTCGTCGaggtcttggtgttggtgtaaTTCCACAAGGGGAAGGCCAGCAGAGATGGAACATTGGCATCGTCCATCAAGTTGGCACCGCCATACCCATCAACTTCGTACGCAAAAATCTCGCCAAAGTCGCGGTGCTTGACAACGGCGTCTTTGGCAATGCCGTGGCGGATAGTCTTGGCCAGCTTGCGCATCTCTGTCGTAAGATTAGCAGCCTTGGGGTTGAGTTTCTGCTCGGCGAGCCCCTCCATGATCGCAGACGCCTGCTCGAGATAGGCAGCAAACATCATGTTGCTGGGAGTCAAAAGCTGGAAGATGCAGGCGTCATCGCTAGGTCTAAAGGCAGATCGAACCATGCCGTTCTCCTTGACGGGGTTACCGAGGCCGTCATTCGTCAAGGTCTCGGAGCCACGGTTGGTGTATCCGGTAAAAGTCCAGGCCGACGGCAAGACGTGTCCCTCCTCATCGTATGTCCCGAGACGCATGGCGGCTGAAGCATCAACAGCCGCTTCCACAGCGTTGACCCAGGAGTACCTGGAGAAGAACTTGAGGTCGTCGGTCCGGGTATAGTAAGCGGCGCTGATCTGGAGGAACGAAGCCAAGCTGTCCAGCTCCCACTTGCAGTCAAACACCAGCTTGGGGTTGTAAGGAGGCTGCGGGTTGTTCTGGTGGAAAGCACCGTTGTGCGTCGGAGGAATGCCGCTCTCGGGAGGTGGCTGGAACGAATGGCAGTAGGGCGAAATGACAATGTATCGAGAGTGTGAGTTGATCAACCCACGCCACAGACTAGCCAGGGAATCAAACTTGTCAGACGGCTCAAGCAACGGCAGATACGAATAAATCTGACTGGCAGAGTCACGGAGCCACATGGCGTCGATATCACCCGTGATCACATAGGTgagctcctcgtccgtcACCACCGTCTGCACCTCGTCagagccttcttctcccgaGCCGCCTTCCACCGTCTTGTTGGCATATCCACGCCATTTGACCATGGTGTCGAGCGTGTTCGGGTAGCTGTTCTCAAACAGACGGTAGAGATCCGGGTCCTTGATCACCTTCTTCATGCGCTCAAGCAGAGCTTCAAGAGCGGGCAGCCGGAAAGTCCTGCACTCGGGGGGCGGGCGCACAAATGGGAACTTGCGCTTGCCTTCAGAGTGCGGTCCCGGCTTCTGTCTCTGCAGCTGTTCGAACCCGATACAGTCAACCTTGGCTGTGGCAGCCGGCCCGGCCTCTTCAGTGGTCGCGAACTGGTTCCCAAAGTCGGCCAGCCCAACGTCGCTATCGTCACCTTCTGCCGGAGGGACcttggtagtcttgggctTGGTAGGCGTGGCTCCATGCTCTTCGGTGACATCGTCTTCGCGCTCGGCAGAGCCTGCCGGGTTCGTGTTTGGGTGTGCTACTTGGCCAGtgtcgtggtggtgaggggtaACATGTTCGGGAACTTTTGGAGTGTGTAAATCGAGCGTCTCCTGCCTGGGCGTGGCTATCGGAGACTGGTACCCAAGCCAGAATATGATGACGGTCAAGAGGAGAGCGATACCGATGACTCTCCCCCTCCGGTTGCCGGTGAGAAATGGGACGACCATGGTGTCTTCAGGTGGCGGCCGCCGGTTGGACAAGTTGTCCACGACCGAGTGGTGGGTTGAACAGATTATCCGACTCAGTGAGTGAGTGGCATGTAACGATATCGTAATGACCACCAGAGGCCGGAACACAGCAAATTCCACCGCAAGAGCAGGTGAAGTTGACGAGGCAGAAACATCGAAATTTGTggcaaaaagagaaagaaacaaTCCCGGGTTTTCTCGTCAGGCCCCAAATTTCCCAGAAAGGGAGGAAGTCACGACAGGACCCCAGCTTGTTCATCGCATCTTGCTGTccagccagcttcttggcgaGGTCTTGTTCTGGCCACTTATAGGCTTGGGAATGGGACAAGCGGTGGGTTGGTCCAATAGACTGTGGTGGCCCAGAGGCAGGGATGTTCAGCCTGACTCTGACCCCTGAACCATAGCGGCCGTTGGAGATGCCGAGTGCCGATTCCTGAGAATGCTCCGCAGTAGCCTCACTTACATGGCGCAACAGAAATGTCGGATGGATCATATTGCTTCAAGTATATCGTTCTCCTTTCTCTAGATTACGCGAGAACCGTTGTCTGTCCGTCTATcccatcaaaaacaaaaactccttttccttgttgCCGGGTATTGGATTATTATCCTCCAGAGCCATACTCGCCATTATTACCATGCAGAATCTCACCGACACAAGTCCTCACTGCTACTAGACTgcaactcttcctcctcctcctcttcctccccctcatcacctgTCACTTCCTTCTTCTTAGGCTTCCAAGCCGGAACATCCTCACACCCCTTGGGAACCCGACAAACACCCCTCACATCACACGTCTTCCACAaaacctccttcacctccctaAACACCTGCTCCGGCGCATCCATCGCCCAAATCACATCCAAATGCTCATACCCCGGAATGACCTTCTGAtgcaccacctccacatgtggctccctccccctctcaaacCGCCTCAGCAACTtttccccatccaccaaatcatcatcccccgccacccaaAGCGCAAAAGGCGGCGCCCTCTCATCATACCAAGCCGtgctccccttcctcctcctccccttttttctttccctcccccccccaccaccatcagccatATCCCTATCTACCTcgcccaaaaccccctcttcgccaacctccccatcctccctctcctcagcCCTCCACTCCTCCTTCGTACTTAGTATGCACTTCTGCCTAGCAAagcactccctccccaaccaccacctcataCTCTCGCTACTGACAAAAACCGGCGCAAACCTGAACATCCTgtccctcaaccccctatcccacctcccatcacccCACCCAAACAAGAAGCCGAAAACCTTGTACCCCAACCAGCCATATACCCTCCCGTTTAGTCGCCTGTGCATCTCCATCATGAACGGAATAAACGCGTGAATCCCAAAAAAGACCCTGAAAAACCCCGGGCTTATGACCCTCATGAATTTAAAATACATCTTCCCAATCAACGGCCCCGCATACGCCGCCGGAGCCAACCCGCAAAAAACCGTGATTCTGTCTCCGAGGTCAGGTCGCTGCTCCTTTGCCAGCGCGACCAGGGCTTGCGTCGTGCCCTGCGAGTGGCAGATCAGTCCTATTTTTGAAAACCCCGTCTCGTAGCACACACGGGAGATCAAAGCCGGGAGGTCAAAGACGCCCATTTGGCGGATGTTCCAGGCCCACATCCTCGGGTCGGAGTACTTCAGCAGCGTGTGCTTTGGCGTGAAACCGCAGCGGTTGTTGCCCAGCCAGACGTCATACCCTGCCTTGGCGAGTAGGAAAGCCAGGGAGTCGTCATCGTTGACGCAGTACGCCCCCGAGGATTGCAGTAAGCCGTGGATCAACAGCACCGGGAACTTcgctggagaggatgggggtttcCTCGGGGGTGTGAAGGTCTCCGGGCCGCGATGGGCACGTTCGCAAGCCGGCAAGGGGGTGTGCTCCTTCGGATCGTAGACATGCCAGAGGTCGATGAGGAAACCGTCTTCCGTCTGGACTTCAAAGGGTTCGATATCGAGGCCTACTCTTCTGGCGTAGTAGGCTGGGTCGCAGACCAAGGGGTCGGGGCCGCCTTCGGTGGGGGGGTAGGGGGTTTTACCTGACGGGCGGTGGCCGGATAAccaggcttcttcttgccgttTCCTGATCTCGGCCCGGCGGGTTTCTTCCTTGTAAAAGGGGCGGGAGGAAGCGTCGGGGTTGCGAAGGGTGACGAGTCGCCAGAGGTGTTGGACCGAGGGGCCGATGGAGGTGAATAGCGcgccgaggacgatgacagcTAAGAAaccgagggagaggaagaaggaggtgaaTCGGAAGATGAGACACTGGATGTGGGTCataagggaaggggggccgTATAAAGGTAGAGGGGGGAACaaggggttggtgtgggATGGTGGCATCGACCTTTTGAGGCTGGCGTCGGTCGATCttttgtttggggaggtgcCATTTTGCTGCTGGGAGAGGGCAATGGCTTTTTCTTCGTTGGGGGATTGgactgggtggtggtggtgggttggttcGAGTTGTGTTTCCAGTTCTTCTCGCAAGACGTTGAGCTTGTGAGCTTCTTGGACCGGGACGGTTGGGAGGCGGTGGCCGTCGGCTGTTACTATCACCGTGTCGTGGGGGGTTACGAATTGGGCTTCGACCGCGATGGCGTCGTGGTTGCCTTGTtctggtgggaggagagagagctTTTCTGATTGCTCGGCGAACTCGACGGCTGTTTTGGCGAGTTCGTTTTCGTCTATGGCgcctggtggtgaggactgGGTGAGGGTTGCTTGGACAGCCATGGCtgaaggtgagggtggcTTGGTCTCCCTCTGAACGGGGAATATATTGCTGATATCATACAGATTGAACCGACTGGAAAGAAAATACCGTCGTGATAGTAGAACAACAGGTGTCTAGATCTTGAAGAAACCGCCCGTCTCACAAACAGAAAAAACATCAATGAGACTCGAGGCATGCCATACTCCATCCCCACATGCCAGACGTCATTTGTGGCTGCAGTTACTAAACGGGACAAAAACGGTCTCGTTCCGGAGAAGCCAGCCACTGTCGACAAGATTTTCCCCCTCTTGCGATCGAAACTGAAAAGGATAAACCATCCACATCGAGCAAAATGCAGGGTCACAAACAAGCTTCTTGTCATGACATGGAAAGATGGATGTCGAGGGAACAAATAACCCCCTGCGTCACCATGCAGCTGGGAGCATGGGCGCGGGGTGTTGACAGGGCCTTGCGATTGGTTTAGGTCTGTTTTACGCATGTGAAGATCGTTGATCACAGTGGGGCTCTGCTGGGTGGGTGGCTGACAGCACAacccttgggcttgggacTTGGGATGAACCTGAAccgtcatcaacaacaacaactggaAAATATTTCCCATGGACAAGAAACCTGAATGATCGAGAGGTTGTGACTGCTATTCGTTCTCCCAAAGATTGGCATAGATGTCGTGCATAATGAGACAAGTGACCACAAGTAACCCGGAACACTGGGTACCTGTCTGTTGAACTGAACATTGGACGTCTGGTAGGCTGGCACGAAAGAGCAAGACATATCATGGTGTGAAAAGTAGAAGACCAACCCGACAAGCCTATTTTCGTAACATCATGCTGTTCTTCTAGCCTAGACACTACATACGTGAAACCCAAAGagaagggttagggttaccCTAGTCCCGGCTGGGTAAGCGGATCCGCGAATAGCCAATGCCATATGCCGAGGTGAAAGGAAGCCGaagccacaccaccagctgctgctgggttcaccaccaccgaaacAGGCGGGTCTACTTTCGCGCTGAGAGTCTCCTCGAATGCTTTAAACCCCAGAGGCCATTGGGTGTTCCTAGTCAGCAGCTGCATTGCTCTGCTACCTCCTCATTCTCGAATATCCATCATCTAATTTTTCCCAACCACAACTCCCGAAACCCGTTCATGTACCTTGCTGGACCGCCCCTACCCTACCCACACCACGACACCACGCGACGCTCGGAAGCCATAACCCCCACGACAACGTCGCACCGCGCGAACTTCCAACCATGGCAGCAGCTTCAGAAGTAAGAGGAGCAAACAAGAGACGGGTCCGTAGACGCAGACAGGACAAgccggcgctggcggcgCGTTTGGTGCTTGATGACCATGTCAAGAGTGATGTGGGCATTGTGTCGGAGGACTTGTACGCAGAGTTGTTTCCGCA is drawn from Podospora pseudocomata strain CBS 415.72m chromosome 1 map unlocalized CBS415.72m_1, whole genome shotgun sequence and contains these coding sequences:
- a CDS encoding uncharacterized protein (EggNog:ENOG503PBUD; COG:S; CAZy:GH125); translated protein: MVVPFLTGNRRGRVIGIALLLTVIIFWLGYQSPIATPRQETLDLHTPKVPEHVTPHHHDTGQVAHPNTNPAGSAEREDDVTEEHGATPTKPKTTKVPPAEGDDSDVGLADFGNQFATTEEAGPAATAKVDCIGFEQLQRQKPGPHSEGKRKFPFVRPPPECRTFRLPALEALLERMKKVIKDPDLYRLFENSYPNTLDTMVKWRGYANKTVEGGSGEEGSDEVQTVVTDEELTYVITGDIDAMWLRDSASQIYSYLPLLEPSDKFDSLASLWRGLINSHSRYIVISPYCHSFQPPPESGIPPTHNGAFHQNNPQPPYNPKLVFDCKWELDSLASFLQISAAYYTRTDDLKFFSRYSWVNAVEAAVDASAAMRLGTYDEEGHVLPSAWTFTGYTNRGSETLTNDGLGNPVKENGMVRSAFRPSDDACIFQLLTPSNMMFAAYLEQASAIMEGLAEQKLNPKAANLTTEMRKLAKTIRHGIAKDAVVKHRDFGEIFAYEVDGYGGANLMDDANVPSLLAFPLWNYTNTKTSTTPRMVKSVNKSLGARNGTIEKNSEKEKDEEEEAKHDYAKIYQNTRKFVLSMANPYYAKGPALSAVGGPHLGPGKGWPMAATVAALTAFEDLAGFSDEERGRVVGEQMLMVLNSTSGAGVIHETVNAWREFDFTRSWFGWANGLFGELILKIAEDEERRGVGEKGLLGRLYQE
- a CDS encoding uncharacterized protein (MEROPS:MER0209266; EggNog:ENOG503NUG6; COG:I), which encodes MAVQATLTQSSPPGAIDENELAKTAVEFAEQSEKLSLLPPEQGNHDAIAVEAQFVTPHDTVIVTADGHRLPTVPVQEAHKLNVLREELETQLEPTHHHHPVQSPNEEKAIALSQQQNGTSPNKRSTDASLKRSMPPSHTNPLFPPLPLYGPPSLMTHIQCLIFRFTSFFLSLGFLAVIVLGALFTSIGPSVQHLWRLVTLRNPDASSRPFYKEETRRAEIRKRQEEAWLSGHRPSGKTPYPPTEGGPDPLVCDPAYYARRVGLDIEPFEVQTEDGFLIDLWHVYDPKEHTPLPACERAHRGPETFTPPRKPPSSPAKFPVLLIHGLLQSSGAYCVNDDDSLAFLLAKAGYDVWLGNNRCGFTPKHTLLKYSDPRMWAWNIRQMGVFDLPALISRVCYETGFSKIGLICHSQGTTQALVALAKEQRPDLGDRITVFCGLAPAAYAGPLIGKMYFKFMRVISPGFFRVFFGIHAFIPFMMEMHRRLNGRVYGWLGYKVFGFLFGWGDGRWDRGLRDRMFRFAPVFVSSESMRWWLGRECFARQKCILSTKEEWRAEEREDGEVGEEGVLGEVDRDMADGGGGGRERKKGRRRKGSTAWYDERAPPFALWVAGDDDLVDGEKLLRRFERGREPHVEVVHQKVIPGYEHLDVIWAMDAPEQVFREVKEVLWKTCDVRGVCRVPKGCEDVPAWKPKKKEVTGDEGEEEEEEEELQSSSSEDLCR